The following are from one region of the Actinomyces sp. oral taxon 897 genome:
- a CDS encoding ABC transporter permease has protein sequence MKGLSNVNRILTGLVGAVSEAWAQLRIGRLRVLLSLVGVAVAVAAMTFVIALGQVTVSAVNRLNESHTGRPGTVSIMVSPTGKGTDASGDSDSSGSSSGSTPSGPGTSSGTSPDGPAGGTGAQAGSRPGLGAADVVRAQSSFVERYQVKAWATHYDQNLRVAFPSGGRTVHTQVVSLQYGILHHTDVAQGRWFSAEDADDLSPSIIVSQGFLEQLGLKRLTGPVQVRAYAPTPMTYTIVGVLKPEKRESCQTSGPDETPCAQPLMAMVLNTPYERMLPTNVERATPVLEIWAGQDGADQRVIELAKQDFNAAFGAGSTRAESNVDQGATTSSSSTFTKVVTIAGVCVMLMGVLGLVNISMVTVRQRIHEIGVRRAFGATSRRIFFSIMLESVVATVVAGVIGIGIAIVGMRLAPLETILRLPVPTRPPFPMSAALIGLAAATGVGALAGAVPALVAVRIRPIDAIRY, from the coding sequence GTGAAGGGCCTGAGCAACGTCAACAGAATCCTCACCGGACTGGTGGGTGCGGTCAGCGAGGCCTGGGCCCAGCTGCGTATCGGCAGGCTGCGGGTGCTCCTGTCCCTGGTCGGCGTGGCCGTGGCGGTGGCCGCCATGACCTTTGTCATCGCCCTGGGGCAGGTGACCGTCTCAGCCGTGAACAGGCTCAACGAGTCCCACACGGGACGTCCCGGGACCGTCAGCATTATGGTCTCCCCTACCGGCAAGGGGACGGACGCCTCGGGTGACAGCGACTCCTCGGGGTCCTCCTCCGGGTCAACCCCCTCCGGGCCGGGCACCTCCTCGGGCACCTCCCCGGACGGTCCCGCGGGCGGTACGGGCGCACAGGCCGGCTCCCGCCCCGGGCTGGGCGCGGCGGACGTGGTACGGGCCCAGAGCTCCTTCGTCGAGCGCTACCAGGTCAAGGCCTGGGCCACCCACTACGACCAGAACCTGCGGGTCGCCTTCCCCAGCGGGGGACGCACCGTGCACACCCAGGTGGTGAGCCTCCAGTACGGCATCCTCCACCACACCGACGTGGCCCAGGGGCGCTGGTTCTCCGCCGAGGACGCCGACGACCTCTCCCCCTCCATTATCGTCTCCCAGGGCTTCCTGGAGCAGCTGGGCCTCAAGCGGCTCACCGGGCCGGTCCAGGTGCGCGCCTACGCCCCCACGCCCATGACCTACACGATCGTGGGGGTCCTCAAGCCCGAGAAGAGGGAGAGCTGCCAGACCTCCGGCCCCGACGAGACGCCCTGCGCGCAGCCGCTGATGGCCATGGTCCTCAATACACCCTATGAGCGCATGCTGCCCACGAACGTGGAGCGGGCTACTCCCGTCCTGGAGATCTGGGCCGGTCAGGACGGTGCCGACCAGCGCGTCATCGAGCTGGCCAAGCAGGACTTCAACGCGGCCTTCGGGGCGGGGTCCACCCGGGCCGAGTCCAACGTGGACCAGGGTGCCACCACCTCGTCGTCCAGCACCTTCACCAAGGTGGTCACCATCGCGGGGGTGTGCGTCATGCTCATGGGGGTCCTGGGGCTGGTGAACATCTCCATGGTGACCGTGCGCCAGCGCATCCACGAGATCGGGGTGAGGCGGGCCTTCGGGGCCACCAGCAGACGCATCTTCTTCTCCATTATGCTGGAGTCGGTGGTGGCCACGGTCGTGGCCGGCGTGATCGGGATCGGGATCGCGATCGTGGGGATGCGCCTGGCCCCCCTGGAGACGATCCTCCGCCTCCCGGTCCCCACCCGGCCGCCGTTCCCCATGAGCGCGGCGCTCATCGGCCTGGCGGCGGCCACCGGCGTGGGGGCGCTGGCAGGCGCCGTCCCCGCCCTGGTGGCGGTGCGGATCCGTCCTATCGACGCCATCCGCTACTAA
- the rfbA gene encoding glucose-1-phosphate thymidylyltransferase RfbA, whose product MRGIILAGGSGTRLNPITLGTSKQLVPVYDKPMIYYPLSTLMLAGIQNVLIITTPHDAPSFHRLLGDGSQLGVSLSYTVQEAPDGLAQAFVLGADFIGSDSAALVLGDNIFYGPGMGTQLRRHTSPEGGVVFAYQVADPSAYGVVEFDADLKAVSIEEKPACPKSDYAVPGLYFYDNDVVEIARNLRPSARGEYEITDVNRTYLEAGRLNVEVLPRGTAWLDTGTFDSLANATSFVRTIQHRQGLNIGCPEEIAWRMGFIDDDGLRSRAEPLVKSGYGQYLLDILARARH is encoded by the coding sequence ATGCGAGGCATTATCCTGGCCGGCGGCTCCGGCACGCGACTCAACCCGATCACCCTGGGCACCTCCAAGCAGCTCGTACCCGTCTACGACAAGCCGATGATCTACTACCCGTTGAGTACCCTCATGCTCGCGGGCATCCAGAACGTGCTGATCATCACCACACCGCACGACGCCCCCAGCTTCCACCGGCTGCTCGGCGACGGCTCCCAGCTGGGGGTCAGCCTGTCCTACACCGTCCAGGAGGCCCCCGACGGCCTGGCCCAGGCCTTCGTCCTGGGCGCCGACTTCATCGGCTCCGACAGCGCGGCCCTGGTCCTGGGGGACAACATCTTCTACGGCCCCGGCATGGGGACCCAGCTGCGCCGCCACACCAGCCCCGAGGGCGGCGTCGTCTTCGCCTACCAGGTAGCCGACCCCAGCGCCTACGGCGTCGTGGAGTTCGACGCCGACCTCAAGGCCGTCTCCATCGAGGAGAAGCCCGCCTGCCCCAAGAGCGACTACGCCGTCCCCGGCCTATACTTCTACGACAACGACGTCGTGGAGATCGCCAGGAACCTCAGGCCCAGCGCCCGCGGGGAGTACGAGATCACCGACGTCAACCGCACCTACCTGGAGGCCGGGCGCCTGAACGTGGAGGTCCTGCCGCGCGGCACCGCCTGGCTGGACACCGGGACCTTCGACTCCCTGGCCAACGCCACCAGCTTCGTACGCACCATCCAGCACCGCCAGGGGCTCAACATCGGCTGTCCCGAGGAGATCGCCTGGCGTATGGGCTTCATTGACGACGATGGCCTGCGCTCCCGCGCCGAGCCCCTGGTCAAGTCCGGCTACGGCCAGTACCTCCTGGACATCCTCGCCCGGGCCCGGCACTGA
- a CDS encoding glycosyltransferase family 2 protein: MIDIMIPFWGEPHYLYETVQAVLCQTSRHWHLTVVDDCYPDPQVQEYFKDLAHPQVTYVRNEKNLGITGNYARCIELASADLVMLLGCDDVLLPDYVARVLADHRHFPQADIIQPGVQVIDSSGTVSGSLADTVKRLTMPRTRSPRLLSGEDLAASLLRADWLYWPSLTFRREVLTRTPFRPGFPIIQDLALVIDVVVAGGCLLLDPYTCFAYRRHEESASSTALFDGRRFSGERAYFALAADLVRRNGWSRAARAARWHTTSRAHALALLPTALRRRDTDSARMLASHALAR, translated from the coding sequence ATGATCGATATTATGATCCCCTTCTGGGGCGAGCCTCACTACCTGTACGAGACGGTCCAGGCGGTCCTGTGCCAGACCAGTAGGCACTGGCACCTGACCGTCGTCGACGACTGCTACCCCGACCCGCAGGTCCAGGAGTACTTCAAGGATCTCGCTCACCCCCAGGTGACCTATGTACGCAATGAGAAGAACCTCGGGATCACCGGGAACTACGCCCGCTGCATCGAGCTGGCCTCCGCGGACCTGGTCATGCTCCTAGGGTGCGACGACGTCCTCCTACCGGACTACGTGGCCCGGGTCCTGGCTGACCACAGGCACTTCCCCCAGGCGGACATTATCCAGCCCGGGGTGCAGGTCATTGACTCCTCAGGGACGGTCTCAGGCTCCCTGGCCGACACCGTCAAGCGCCTGACCATGCCACGGACCCGCTCCCCGCGCCTGCTGTCGGGCGAGGACCTGGCGGCCTCGCTGCTGCGCGCCGACTGGCTCTACTGGCCCTCGCTGACCTTCCGTCGTGAGGTGCTCACGCGGACCCCCTTCCGGCCGGGCTTCCCCATTATCCAGGACCTCGCCCTGGTCATTGACGTAGTCGTGGCGGGCGGCTGCCTGCTGCTGGACCCCTACACGTGCTTCGCCTACCGCCGTCACGAGGAGTCCGCCTCCTCCACGGCCCTGTTCGACGGACGCCGCTTCAGCGGTGAGCGCGCCTACTTCGCGCTGGCCGCGGACCTGGTGCGACGCAACGGCTGGTCCAGGGCGGCCCGGGCCGCCCGGTGGCACACGACCTCGCGCGCCCACGCGCTGGCCCTGCTGCCTACCGCGCTGCGCCGCAGGGACACGGACTCAGCACGGATGCTGGCCTCCCACGCCCTGGCCCGTTAG
- a CDS encoding acyltransferase family protein, with product MELSRLFAARDLGSRDNSLNLIRLLLAFMVLYSHAEILTGVGDGIKWQGQHIGSWAVVGFFAISGFLITGSRERSDAGRYLLNRVTRIFPGFLLALVFVAFFLAPIAQVIETGSLRGYFSTPVTPGYYVYGNILLRIMTYEIGTTLADIPYPKAWNGSLWSLYYEFWCYIIIGVFLSWKLTREKVWPTVLLFLLSVGVHSGIGYIGGFVDESYDFSMLSFMFPYFMGGAVVYKLRDRLPMRPLIAFVCAVVAVALIRYSNDYGPQLASPLIAYVVLWLGAVVPSPAVTRVHDISYGVYIFHFPVIQFLVLLGLHRHGFALLLVVAVAVTIVLATASWLGVERAAMRWSRGRRPWGDLRQAAR from the coding sequence GTGGAACTCTCCCGTTTGTTCGCTGCACGTGACCTGGGGTCGCGCGACAACTCCCTCAACCTGATCCGGCTCCTGCTGGCCTTTATGGTGCTGTACTCCCACGCCGAGATCCTTACCGGGGTGGGGGACGGGATCAAGTGGCAGGGGCAGCACATTGGCAGCTGGGCCGTCGTGGGGTTCTTCGCGATCTCGGGGTTCCTCATTACCGGGTCCAGGGAGCGCTCCGACGCCGGACGCTACCTGCTCAACCGGGTCACCCGGATCTTCCCCGGGTTCCTGCTCGCCCTGGTCTTCGTGGCCTTCTTCCTGGCCCCCATCGCCCAGGTCATTGAGACAGGGAGCCTGCGCGGCTACTTCAGCACCCCCGTCACCCCCGGTTACTACGTGTACGGCAACATTCTGCTGAGGATCATGACCTACGAGATCGGCACGACGCTGGCCGACATCCCCTACCCCAAGGCGTGGAACGGCTCGCTGTGGAGCCTGTACTACGAGTTCTGGTGCTATATCATTATCGGTGTCTTCCTGTCCTGGAAACTAACCCGGGAGAAGGTCTGGCCCACGGTCCTGCTGTTCCTCCTCAGCGTGGGGGTGCACTCCGGGATCGGCTATATCGGCGGTTTTGTGGACGAGAGCTACGACTTCAGCATGCTGTCGTTCATGTTCCCCTACTTCATGGGCGGGGCGGTGGTGTACAAGCTGCGCGACCGTCTTCCCATGCGGCCACTGATAGCGTTTGTCTGTGCCGTAGTGGCGGTGGCCCTGATCAGGTACTCCAACGACTACGGGCCGCAGCTGGCCTCCCCTCTGATCGCCTACGTGGTGCTGTGGCTGGGGGCTGTCGTGCCCTCTCCGGCGGTGACCAGGGTCCACGACATCTCCTACGGGGTGTACATCTTCCACTTCCCTGTCATCCAGTTCCTGGTCCTGCTGGGCCTGCACCGCCACGGGTTCGCTCTCCTGCTCGTGGTCGCGGTGGCGGTCACCATCGTCCTGGCCACGGCCAGCTGGCTGGGGGTGGAGCGGGCCGCCATGCGGTGGTCGCGCGGACGCAGGCCCTGGGGGGACCTGCGCCAGGCGGCCCGCTGA
- a CDS encoding lipopolysaccharide biosynthesis protein yields the protein MPGTSERSQLGRDYLWNTAASLMTSLATVVMLLVVTRTAGIRAAGVYSLAIAVGQQFQTLGMYEVRTYHVTDLRHRFTFGTYLATRIVTVALMLAGIVGYAMVSGDGGSDVLLIVLVASLRVFDAFEDVYVCELQRVGRLDLGGRACFWRALSTTASFSGMLVATGNLLVSTVVSLVVSLVVMVGVYLPPSRGLFPLRPTWDPRRVGQVLLACLPLFLASFISMYLSNAPRFAIDRYLDPTQQGYFAILFMPAVTINLMSLVIFRPLLTRMAGLWVQGDRPGFRAVVNRGLLATAGAFVVVGLVTYVAGVPILGLVFGKDVSAFSVELMVLVAGGAMNAASVVLYYALTTVRLQNLVFAGYVLAAGAITLLCVVLVPQGSLLGASVAYTAAMSVLVAVFAVVLYRAVTRR from the coding sequence ATGCCTGGCACGAGTGAACGCTCCCAGCTCGGGCGCGACTACCTGTGGAACACGGCGGCGTCCCTCATGACGTCCCTGGCGACCGTGGTCATGCTCCTGGTGGTCACCCGTACGGCGGGGATCCGGGCGGCCGGCGTCTACTCCCTGGCCATTGCCGTGGGCCAGCAGTTCCAGACCCTGGGCATGTACGAGGTCAGGACCTACCACGTCACCGACCTGCGCCACCGGTTCACCTTCGGCACCTACCTGGCCACCCGCATTGTCACCGTGGCCCTCATGCTGGCGGGTATCGTCGGCTACGCCATGGTGTCAGGGGACGGCGGCAGCGACGTCCTCCTCATTGTGCTGGTGGCCAGCCTGCGTGTGTTCGACGCCTTCGAGGACGTCTACGTGTGCGAGCTCCAGCGGGTCGGGCGCCTGGACCTGGGGGGCCGGGCCTGCTTCTGGCGCGCCCTGAGCACGACCGCGTCCTTCTCCGGCATGCTCGTGGCCACCGGCAACCTCCTGGTGTCCACCGTCGTGTCCCTGGTGGTCTCCCTGGTCGTCATGGTGGGCGTCTACCTGCCGCCGTCCCGCGGCCTGTTCCCGCTCCGGCCCACCTGGGACCCCCGGCGCGTCGGGCAGGTGCTCCTGGCCTGCCTGCCTCTGTTCCTGGCCTCCTTTATATCCATGTACCTGTCCAACGCCCCTAGGTTCGCCATCGACCGCTACCTGGACCCCACCCAGCAGGGCTACTTCGCGATCCTGTTCATGCCCGCCGTCACCATTAACCTCATGTCCCTGGTCATCTTCCGCCCCCTGCTGACGCGAATGGCGGGTTTGTGGGTCCAGGGCGACCGCCCCGGGTTCCGGGCGGTGGTCAACCGGGGGCTGCTCGCCACCGCCGGCGCCTTCGTGGTCGTCGGCCTGGTCACCTACGTCGCCGGCGTACCGATCCTGGGCCTGGTGTTCGGCAAGGACGTGTCCGCCTTCTCGGTTGAGCTCATGGTGCTCGTGGCTGGCGGGGCCATGAACGCCGCCAGCGTGGTCCTCTACTACGCCCTGACGACGGTGCGCCTGCAGAACCTCGTCTTTGCGGGGTACGTCCTGGCTGCCGGGGCCATCACCCTGCTCTGCGTGGTGCTCGTGCCCCAGGGCTCCCTGCTGGGCGCCTCGGTCGCCTACACGGCGGCCATGTCCGTGCTGGTGGCCGTGTTCGCCGTGGTCCTGTACCGCGCCGTCACCAGGAGGTAG
- a CDS encoding LicD family protein, which yields MASDEALTDPELLHRIQALLLKMLADFDDTCRRLDIPYVVYGGTAIGAVRHHGFIPWDDDVDVLMTRADYERFLKEAPDALPEGYQIDNTRTRPDFPFMFTKLGLKGTLLVPEFGRDSKYRMPISLDVLPVDNVPDDSRAARSMSRSTWLWGRLLYVQGTPTPYLIGIKGLRRVAIHTATSAAHWAMRLLRVTPRTLQARWDRAARRYEDTPTRRMADFSMRDPWNWAVTTDDLYPALEVPFEDITVKLARNYDKLLRRSYGDYMQLPPEEQRRNHKPCVIDFGPYETTGS from the coding sequence ATGGCTTCCGACGAGGCGCTGACAGACCCGGAGCTGCTGCACCGTATACAGGCCCTGCTCCTCAAGATGCTGGCGGACTTTGACGACACCTGCCGCCGCCTCGACATCCCCTACGTCGTCTACGGCGGCACCGCGATCGGTGCCGTGCGCCACCACGGATTCATCCCGTGGGACGACGACGTGGACGTCCTCATGACACGGGCGGACTACGAGCGGTTCCTTAAGGAGGCGCCTGATGCGCTGCCGGAGGGGTACCAGATCGACAACACGCGCACACGTCCGGACTTCCCCTTCATGTTCACCAAGCTCGGGCTCAAGGGAACGCTCCTGGTACCGGAGTTCGGCAGGGACTCCAAGTACCGGATGCCGATCTCGCTCGACGTCCTGCCCGTGGACAACGTCCCCGACGACTCCCGCGCGGCCCGCTCCATGAGCCGCAGCACCTGGCTGTGGGGCAGGCTCCTCTACGTCCAGGGCACGCCCACCCCCTACCTGATCGGCATTAAGGGCCTGAGGCGGGTCGCCATCCACACCGCCACCTCCGCCGCCCACTGGGCCATGAGGCTGCTGCGGGTCACCCCCCGGACCCTGCAGGCGCGGTGGGACCGGGCCGCCCGACGCTACGAGGACACCCCCACCCGGAGGATGGCGGACTTCTCCATGCGGGACCCGTGGAACTGGGCGGTGACCACGGACGACCTCTACCCGGCCCTGGAGGTTCCCTTCGAGGACATTACGGTCAAGCTGGCACGCAACTACGACAAGCTGCTGCGCCGCTCCTACGGGGACTACATGCAGCTGCCTCCGGAGGAGCAGCGGCGTAACCACAAGCCGTGCGTCATCGACTTCGGCCCCTACGAGACCACCGGCTCCTGA
- a CDS encoding NAD-dependent epimerase/dehydratase family protein, with protein MHKTAVVTGAGGYIGRHVVRSLLDRGFSVGAVDPRLDGVDARAERLDVDIFSGAPDVYERMGRPDVVLHLAWRDGFKHASTAHLDDLARHYHLIEDLYASGLHQLAVMGTMHEVGYWEGAIDENTPCRPASLYGIAKNALRQATLLSAAAHGGVAQWIRAYYIVGDDAFGSSIFSKLLSAAAEGRRTFPFTSGKNRYDFISVQDLADQIAAVVCQEDVDGIINACSGRPVTLAERVEQYIKDNDLDITLEYGAFPDRPYDSPGVWGDVSKITRILDSVG; from the coding sequence ATGCACAAGACCGCCGTTGTCACCGGTGCCGGTGGATACATTGGACGTCACGTGGTCCGCTCCCTCCTGGACCGGGGGTTCTCGGTCGGGGCGGTGGACCCGCGCCTGGACGGCGTGGACGCCAGGGCCGAGAGGCTGGACGTGGACATCTTCTCCGGGGCCCCGGACGTGTACGAGCGCATGGGCCGCCCCGACGTCGTCCTGCACCTGGCGTGGCGTGACGGCTTCAAGCACGCCTCGACGGCGCACCTGGACGACCTGGCTAGGCACTACCACCTCATTGAGGACCTCTACGCGTCCGGCCTGCACCAGCTCGCCGTCATGGGCACCATGCACGAGGTCGGCTACTGGGAGGGCGCTATCGACGAGAACACCCCCTGCCGTCCCGCCTCCCTGTACGGCATCGCCAAGAACGCCCTGCGCCAGGCCACCCTCCTGTCCGCCGCCGCGCACGGCGGCGTCGCCCAGTGGATCCGGGCCTACTACATCGTGGGGGACGACGCGTTCGGCAGCTCGATCTTCTCCAAGCTCCTGTCCGCCGCCGCCGAGGGCCGCAGGACCTTCCCCTTCACCTCGGGGAAGAACCGGTACGACTTCATCTCCGTGCAGGACCTCGCCGACCAGATAGCCGCGGTGGTGTGCCAGGAGGACGTCGACGGCATTATCAACGCCTGCTCGGGCCGGCCCGTGACGCTGGCGGAGCGGGTGGAGCAGTACATTAAGGACAACGACCTGGACATCACGCTGGAGTACGGCGCCTTCCCGGACCGCCCCTATGACTCGCCCGGCGTCTGGGGCGACGTGTCAAAGATCACCAGGATCCTTGACTCCGTAGGCTGA
- a CDS encoding sugar nucleotide-binding protein, whose product MTETRPLGIHTTPIPGFLRIDLTLHGDNRGWFKENWQREKMVALGLPDFGPVQNNISFNDEVGVTRGIHAEPWDKFVSVATGRVFGAWVDLREGPSFGTVYTCEIDPSVAVYVPKGVGNAYQTLEPGTAYTYLVNAHWSPQARYTFLNLADETVSVPWPIPLEQAILSDKDRAHPRMEDVTPFPAAPAEGLAGRRVLVTGVNGQLGRELMAQLPAAGYHPTGVDLPEFDIADAAAVDALDWGRYDVVVNAAAWTDVDGAETPRGRRSAWRANATGPANLARAAAVHDLTLVHVSSEYTFDGSAEIHTEDEPPSPLGVYGQSKAGGDAAVQAAPHHYLVRTSWVVGEGRNFVRTMASLARRGAAPRVVADQTGRLTFTTDLAAGIIHLLATGAPYGTYNLSGQGPVVSWCDVARRVYELTGHAPDLVTPVTTEEYYAGQEGVAPRPLVSTLDLGRIEATGFTPGNSMERLEAYVAGL is encoded by the coding sequence ATGACTGAGACCAGGCCCCTGGGCATCCACACCACGCCGATCCCCGGCTTCCTGAGGATCGACCTGACCCTCCACGGGGACAACCGGGGGTGGTTCAAGGAGAACTGGCAGCGGGAGAAGATGGTGGCCCTGGGCCTGCCGGACTTCGGCCCGGTACAGAACAACATCTCCTTCAACGACGAGGTGGGGGTGACCCGGGGTATCCACGCCGAGCCCTGGGACAAGTTCGTCTCGGTGGCCACCGGCCGGGTCTTCGGGGCCTGGGTGGACCTGCGCGAGGGCCCCAGCTTCGGCACCGTCTACACCTGTGAGATCGACCCCTCGGTGGCGGTCTACGTTCCCAAGGGCGTGGGCAACGCCTACCAGACCCTGGAGCCGGGCACGGCCTACACCTACCTGGTCAACGCCCACTGGTCGCCGCAGGCCCGGTACACCTTCCTCAACCTGGCCGACGAGACGGTGTCCGTGCCCTGGCCCATCCCCCTGGAGCAGGCGATCCTCTCCGACAAGGACAGGGCCCACCCGCGCATGGAGGACGTCACCCCCTTCCCGGCCGCCCCCGCCGAGGGCCTCGCAGGCAGGCGCGTCCTGGTCACCGGGGTCAACGGACAGCTGGGACGCGAGCTCATGGCCCAGCTGCCGGCGGCGGGCTACCACCCCACCGGCGTGGACCTGCCCGAGTTCGATATCGCCGACGCCGCCGCCGTGGACGCGCTGGACTGGGGCCGCTACGACGTCGTCGTCAACGCGGCCGCCTGGACCGACGTCGACGGGGCCGAGACCCCCCGGGGACGCCGGAGCGCCTGGAGGGCCAACGCCACCGGGCCGGCCAACCTGGCCCGCGCGGCGGCCGTCCACGACCTCACCCTGGTGCACGTCTCCAGTGAGTACACCTTCGACGGAAGCGCCGAGATCCACACCGAGGACGAGCCCCCCAGCCCCCTGGGCGTGTACGGCCAGTCCAAGGCCGGGGGCGACGCCGCCGTCCAGGCGGCCCCCCACCACTACCTGGTGCGCACGTCCTGGGTGGTGGGAGAGGGCAGGAACTTCGTGCGGACCATGGCCTCCCTGGCCAGGCGCGGTGCCGCGCCCAGGGTCGTGGCCGACCAGACCGGTCGCCTGACTTTCACCACGGACCTGGCGGCGGGCATTATCCACCTGCTGGCCACCGGCGCACCCTACGGCACCTACAACCTCTCCGGCCAGGGGCCCGTGGTCTCCTGGTGCGACGTCGCCAGGCGCGTCTACGAGCTCACCGGCCACGCCCCGGACCTGGTCACCCCGGTCACCACCGAGGAGTACTACGCCGGGCAGGAGGGCGTCGCCCCTCGCCCCCTGGTCTCCACCCTGGACCTGGGCAGGATCGAGGCCACCGGTTTCACCCCCGGCAACTCCATGGAGCGCCTGGAGGCCTACGTCGCCGGGCTGTAG
- a CDS encoding DUF2304 domain-containing protein, translating into MQTTYIFGLVFGAIVLVSIFMRMRNQGMKERYATWWIVIALSVITFSVYPPSLDAIADFLGFQVSLNLLFFLASIVMLMLSLRFSIDLSRSDEERRRLTEEIAILRAQVAELQDKELQDKES; encoded by the coding sequence ATGCAGACGACATATATTTTTGGCCTGGTGTTCGGGGCGATCGTCCTCGTCTCCATCTTCATGCGCATGCGCAATCAGGGCATGAAGGAGCGCTACGCGACGTGGTGGATCGTCATCGCGCTGTCGGTGATCACGTTTTCCGTCTACCCTCCGTCGCTCGATGCGATCGCTGACTTCCTCGGTTTCCAGGTGTCGCTGAACCTGCTGTTCTTCCTGGCCAGCATCGTCATGCTCATGCTCTCGCTGCGGTTCAGTATCGATCTCTCCCGGAGCGACGAGGAGCGCCGTCGGCTGACCGAGGAGATCGCCATCCTCAGGGCCCAGGTCGCGGAGCTGCAGGACAAGGAGTTGCAGGACAAGGAGTCTTAA
- a CDS encoding glycosyltransferase family 2 protein, whose product MSQSHHNVLVIMPAWNEAAVIAGVLQEVTGSVGAFADVLVVSDGSTDATAQIARGAGVMVLDLPINLGVGGAMRAGYLYARRMGYEYTVQLDADGQHDPAEIQSLLECARRESADVVIGARFAGKGEYAVHGPRQWAMKILSFILSRVCGTRLTDTTSGFKLANRRAIELFSYEYPAEYLGDTVEALVVAARHGLRVRQQPVAMRARAGGEPSHSPLKAARFLVRAFLALGVALTRPKTSVDVTQS is encoded by the coding sequence ATGAGTCAATCTCACCACAACGTACTGGTGATTATGCCGGCCTGGAACGAGGCCGCCGTCATCGCAGGGGTGCTCCAGGAGGTCACCGGCTCCGTCGGGGCGTTCGCGGACGTCCTCGTCGTGTCTGACGGCTCGACGGACGCGACCGCCCAGATCGCCAGGGGCGCCGGTGTCATGGTGCTTGACCTGCCCATTAACCTGGGCGTCGGTGGTGCTATGCGTGCCGGGTACCTGTACGCCCGTCGTATGGGCTACGAGTACACCGTGCAGCTCGACGCTGACGGCCAGCACGACCCCGCGGAGATCCAGTCACTGCTGGAGTGCGCCCGCCGGGAGTCCGCCGACGTGGTGATCGGCGCACGATTTGCCGGTAAGGGCGAGTACGCTGTCCACGGTCCCCGTCAGTGGGCCATGAAGATACTCTCCTTCATTCTCTCCCGCGTGTGCGGGACCCGCCTGACAGACACCACGTCAGGTTTTAAGCTGGCCAACCGCCGGGCGATCGAGCTCTTCTCCTACGAGTATCCCGCAGAGTACCTGGGAGACACCGTCGAGGCGCTTGTCGTCGCGGCGCGCCACGGCCTCAGGGTCCGCCAGCAGCCGGTGGCGATGAGGGCCCGGGCGGGCGGGGAGCCCTCCCACAGTCCGCTGAAGGCGGCACGTTTCCTCGTCCGGGCCTTCCTCGCGCTGGGAGTGGCCCTGACCCGCCCCAAGACGTCCGTCGACGTCACGCAGTCCTGA
- a CDS encoding glycosyltransferase family 2 protein translates to MNGQPEVAAVVVTYNRLELLERVLDALESQTYPVGRVYVIDNASTDGTSEYLASRRWKRPASVITARVNTGGAGGFTRGIEAAAAGGADMFWLMDDDTLPHPDALEKLVEAYARSTGMRGKAPSFACSQVLWSDGSLCEMNNPEPTWDWSRPLAAGGTWLDVQSCSFVSCLVSREAVRSVGLPYREYFIWYDDAEYTLRLSKWSPGIFVPESRVTHLLASNRGVNWGDVTADNIWKFEYGMRNQVSAAWSLRRPHIAVVLAENVIGQMRGSGVPAPLRLRLLRAACRGLFFHPKRRYLRS, encoded by the coding sequence GTGAACGGACAACCCGAGGTGGCCGCGGTCGTCGTCACCTATAACCGTCTTGAGCTCCTTGAGAGGGTACTGGACGCCCTCGAGTCCCAGACCTACCCCGTAGGGCGCGTCTACGTCATCGACAACGCCTCAACGGACGGCACGTCTGAGTACCTGGCCTCCCGGAGGTGGAAGCGCCCGGCGTCGGTCATAACCGCGAGGGTCAACACCGGCGGGGCGGGCGGGTTCACCCGGGGTATCGAGGCCGCTGCCGCAGGCGGGGCCGACATGTTCTGGCTCATGGACGACGACACCCTCCCGCACCCTGACGCCCTGGAGAAGCTCGTAGAGGCCTACGCCCGCTCCACCGGCATGCGGGGTAAGGCGCCTTCCTTCGCCTGCTCCCAGGTGCTGTGGTCGGACGGCAGCCTCTGCGAGATGAACAACCCGGAGCCGACCTGGGACTGGTCACGTCCCCTGGCGGCCGGGGGGACGTGGCTGGACGTGCAGTCCTGCTCGTTCGTCTCGTGCCTGGTCTCGCGTGAGGCCGTCAGGTCAGTGGGGCTACCCTACAGGGAGTACTTTATCTGGTACGACGACGCCGAGTACACTCTGCGCCTGTCGAAGTGGAGCCCGGGGATATTCGTCCCGGAGTCCCGGGTCACCCACCTCCTGGCGAGCAACCGTGGAGTGAACTGGGGGGACGTCACTGCTGACAACATCTGGAAGTTCGAGTACGGCATGCGCAACCAGGTCTCCGCCGCGTGGTCGCTGCGCAGGCCTCACATCGCCGTCGTCCTGGCAGAGAACGTCATTGGGCAGATGAGGGGATCCGGCGTCCCGGCGCCCCTGCGTCTGCGACTGCTGCGAGCGGCCTGCCGAGGACTGTTCTTCCACCCCAAGAGACGTTACCTGCGCTCATAG